CGGTTTGTACCGCTGCCGTCATCGACGCCAAGCTCGACTGCAACGCATCGCCGGTGGTGAGCACGGGACCTATCGCGTCGAGAGCAAGGACGACGGGCAACCCGACATGCAACGGGATGGGGAGGCTGCTCACGCCGAGATTGATCCACTGGGACGTGTCAGTCGCCGTCTCGATGACGTTGGTCATGTTTTGGGAGATCATCGCGGGGATCGAACCGGCCGGCAGCAGGCTGGTGAAGTTCTGCGCCATCTGTCCAGGGATCGAAAAGACCGGCGTCAAGTCGCCGAAGGCACCCGTCGCCGCGACGTTGACGAAGCCGGTGTCGAAGTCGAGTTCACCGGTGAAGCCGGTTAGGAACAGATTCACGAAACCGGTCGAGACATCGTTGACCGCGCCCTGAAAATCTCCCGCCTGCAGAGCCTGGCCAGCAGCCTCGAAACTGGCCGGCAACGCCTGCAATCCCGCCATGAAGTCTTTGCCAGCAGCCTGAAGTGACGTGGAGATCGTGTTCATATAACCGATCTGATTGTTGAGCACCAACTGCGCCAGGGTGCCGGGTTGGAAATTTGCGAACACCTGCAGGCCATTCTGAACGGCGAGCGGCAGATTGGCTATTGTGGCGGGCAGATTCTGGACTGCATTCGCGAACGAGGCAGCGGCCGTTTGCAAGTAACCACTCTGATTTGCGACTAATTGACGCAGGAACGGCATCGGATTCGACGAGAGGGCATTACCCAGGCTCTGCAGGTTGGCGGCGGTATTTGCGACAAGCGTCTGGTAGGGGGCCGCGACAGCACTGGCGAATGCCGCCAGTCCCTCCATGGGCGACGTCGCCGCACTGGCTCCGGAGCCGGCGAGCAACGCCGCAGCAGCCACTTCGGCACTGGCGTACTGCGTCGCACCTGAACTCAGCAGACTCATAAATTCGTTGTGGAACAACGCTGCTCGCGTGGTGAGTGCCTGAAAGTCCCGGCCATGAGCACCGAACAGTTGAGCGACCGCCGCCGAAACCTCGTCAGCCCCGGCAGGCAACACCGACGTCGTCGCGGCCGCGGCGGACGCGCTCGCCTCCCCCACGGCCGCTCGGATGCCGGCCAAGTCGTCGGCCGCCGCCTCAACCAGCTCCGGTACGGCGATCACGAATGACATCTACGTCTCCTTTGATTAGCTGAGAAAAGTGACCAGCGGTCGCTGAACGAAGATGAATTTAATGCGATTTTGCGTGCCCGCTATGGCTCTCAGCGAACTGACAGGAAGCTGTACTTAAGCACGAAGAATAGTTTTTGGCAGGGATTATCACCCTCAGGAAAACAGCTGAGGGTCGCTAATATGCTCGAACTGAGCTCGCATTTCCGCGAGCGAGCGGAGTTAGCTGGGAACCACTCTCGCCGATCTGGACGCGCAGTCGACGCGCGGCCCCCGGGTGACTCGTGGACCGACTCCTCGGGCGAACCCCCACTTAACTTACCGCTGAGTAACATTGGCAGGTTAACCGCTGTTCCATGCGTGCGCAATAGCCGTCGGCCGAAGCAGCCCAGCGAGCGACAGCCCACCGAAGCAGATCGGTCAGGCCTCCGCCGCTGGCTATGCTGAGCCCGTAATGGCGACTACCGGCCCTGACCCGACGACACCGCTGTGGCGGGCGGCACAGCTGTTCCGGCTGCTGAGCTGCCTCTATGCATTGGGTTTCCACGTCGCTATCAGTTCGGACCTGCGTCATCCCGCGCTGGGCTGGTCGTTGTTCGCCGTGCTCATCGGTTGGAGCGCGGCCTGCGCGTTCGCCTACCTGCGGGGTTTCGGACGGCGGCCGGCGTGGGTGATCGCCGAACTCGTGGTGGTGGTGGCGCTCATGCTGTCCACC
This genomic stretch from Mycobacterium paragordonae harbors:
- a CDS encoding PE family protein, which gives rise to MSFVIAVPELVEAAADDLAGIRAAVGEASASAAAATTSVLPAGADEVSAAVAQLFGAHGRDFQALTTRAALFHNEFMSLLSSGATQYASAEVAAAALLAGSGASAATSPMEGLAAFASAVAAPYQTLVANTAANLQSLGNALSSNPMPFLRQLVANQSGYLQTAAASFANAVQNLPATIANLPLAVQNGLQVFANFQPGTLAQLVLNNQIGYMNTISTSLQAAGKDFMAGLQALPASFEAAGQALQAGDFQGAVNDVSTGFVNLFLTGFTGELDFDTGFVNVAATGAFGDLTPVFSIPGQMAQNFTSLLPAGSIPAMISQNMTNVIETATDTSQWINLGVSSLPIPLHVGLPVVLALDAIGPVLTTGDALQSSLASMTAAVQTGDIAGAAATFLGAPANIANGFLNGQTVLPLNAGVSFPGGSGVLNSTTYLPVGGILTPLQGGQLVTDITPGVPFPLGGAEFGGIIPGLLTYLPQQFAQAIGALPPAL